A single region of the Myxococcales bacterium genome encodes:
- a CDS encoding transglycosylase domain-containing protein yields MIKLPRSLHAIFRNASHRLAPLWAWVRAHKALSIAAGVGCLVLVIGQAFSSCGNEQAIRERISRIGKDRYGLYVRMGKIRMGLRGIELRDVVAHNGPHGGFLVRMREVKLALSPMAMLTSGSHAISRVQAQHIDVQMDVMKPGFKPWLRQRLQVRAARGGRRLRARGMAFDDLRVVVKDQRGVLIDAAQGTVNADRDGEKVGFRRCDIGARPAEVLELRDFEILIGRLNGRSVLKAATTRSAALSFAQGELRTRGRLRALTELIAESRGPLPTLRAGPDEPLRWLAPDARLRMGNLAIELRETKGGQHLLKQLHGELTGNGKGLFVAKGEGRVHGGGAMTWNLKLWPSQVRAEGAVTLKQVPLALFVPLLPELPWHEPQTTWLDGQLSLRTKDVVNVAVAGKLHIRDVSLYSPKIAEHPVSADALSIEGAALWRTGSRRLELSAVHVTLEQLHAEFTGVLERNPAYYLVDLRASLPQTPCNTVIAAVPRALMDDTVNFSWSGNWMADISLHIDSRDFSATDFAIKARNQCRFESVPALADMRTFQGPFLHRVYEPDGSVFEMETGPGTARWTPIEAISPFMLHAVLAQEDAGFFRHAGFATAEIGKALGKNLRAGRYVQGASTISMQLVKNLLLHREKTLARKVQEVLLTWWIEEALDKKKILELYLNVIEFGPAVYGIRQAASYYFGSSPRDLTPAQAVFLSLILPNPKAYAAQAERDTLTDRWKLRIRHRLEHLFNRGRIDALALEYGVQELATFQFQHGGAAASSPGVLGQAAPLPFQSVIPSGPAGTVP; encoded by the coding sequence ATGATCAAGCTGCCGCGTTCACTGCACGCTATCTTTCGCAACGCATCGCATAGGCTTGCTCCTCTCTGGGCCTGGGTGCGTGCGCACAAGGCGCTGAGCATTGCGGCCGGGGTGGGATGTCTTGTCCTCGTGATCGGACAGGCGTTTTCAAGTTGCGGCAACGAGCAAGCCATTCGTGAGCGGATTTCGCGTATAGGTAAGGATCGATATGGGCTTTACGTACGCATGGGAAAGATCCGCATGGGGTTACGCGGAATTGAGCTGCGTGATGTCGTCGCGCATAACGGTCCTCATGGCGGGTTCTTGGTGCGAATGAGGGAGGTGAAACTCGCGCTCAGTCCGATGGCGATGCTGACCTCCGGGTCCCACGCGATCTCGCGCGTGCAAGCGCAGCATATCGACGTGCAAATGGACGTGATGAAACCGGGATTTAAGCCATGGCTTCGGCAGCGTTTGCAAGTCCGCGCCGCAAGAGGGGGGAGGAGGCTCCGAGCTCGAGGTATGGCGTTCGATGACCTCCGAGTGGTGGTGAAGGACCAGAGAGGCGTGCTCATCGATGCTGCGCAAGGCACAGTGAACGCGGACCGAGACGGAGAAAAAGTGGGCTTTCGGCGTTGCGATATCGGCGCGCGGCCAGCAGAAGTTCTTGAGCTTCGAGACTTCGAGATCCTTATCGGAAGGCTCAACGGCCGCTCAGTGTTGAAGGCGGCAACGACAAGGAGCGCGGCGCTATCCTTTGCACAAGGGGAACTCCGGACCAGGGGTCGCCTTAGAGCACTCACAGAACTGATTGCTGAGAGCCGTGGACCCTTACCAACCCTGCGCGCGGGGCCGGATGAGCCCCTCAGGTGGCTCGCCCCAGATGCTCGCCTAAGGATGGGAAACCTTGCCATCGAGTTAAGGGAAACAAAGGGAGGCCAGCACCTGCTTAAACAGCTTCATGGAGAGCTCACCGGCAATGGAAAAGGGTTGTTTGTGGCGAAGGGCGAGGGAAGGGTGCACGGCGGCGGCGCAATGACGTGGAACCTCAAGCTCTGGCCCAGCCAGGTGCGCGCCGAAGGCGCAGTGACGCTCAAGCAGGTTCCCCTCGCGCTTTTTGTGCCGCTGCTGCCCGAGCTGCCTTGGCATGAACCTCAGACGACATGGCTCGACGGCCAACTCAGCCTGCGCACAAAAGACGTCGTCAACGTGGCCGTGGCGGGCAAGCTTCATATCCGCGATGTTTCACTCTACTCGCCGAAGATTGCCGAGCACCCCGTGTCAGCGGACGCCCTCAGTATAGAGGGCGCTGCACTCTGGCGAACCGGAAGCCGTCGCCTTGAGCTCTCCGCCGTGCACGTGACACTCGAACAACTTCACGCCGAGTTCACGGGGGTGCTGGAACGAAACCCTGCTTATTATCTCGTCGATCTTCGGGCTTCCCTGCCCCAGACGCCCTGCAACACGGTCATCGCCGCGGTACCGCGTGCGTTAATGGATGATACTGTAAATTTCTCGTGGAGCGGTAATTGGATGGCAGACATTTCCCTACATATCGACTCACGCGATTTCAGCGCCACCGACTTCGCGATCAAGGCTCGCAACCAATGCCGTTTTGAGTCGGTGCCTGCACTAGCGGACATGCGCACGTTTCAAGGACCGTTTTTGCACCGCGTATATGAACCCGACGGGAGCGTGTTTGAAATGGAAACCGGACCGGGCACCGCTAGATGGACGCCCATTGAGGCCATAAGTCCGTTCATGTTGCATGCGGTCCTCGCTCAGGAGGATGCGGGATTTTTTAGACATGCGGGTTTTGCTACAGCAGAGATCGGAAAAGCCTTGGGGAAGAATCTCAGGGCTGGGAGGTATGTGCAGGGCGCAAGCACGATCAGCATGCAACTTGTAAAGAACCTACTTTTGCATCGGGAGAAAACTCTGGCCCGGAAGGTCCAAGAAGTGCTGCTCACCTGGTGGATCGAGGAAGCGTTAGACAAGAAGAAGATTCTCGAACTGTACCTCAACGTGATTGAGTTTGGCCCGGCTGTTTATGGGATTCGCCAGGCGGCATCGTATTATTTTGGATCGAGCCCAAGGGATCTGACGCCCGCCCAAGCGGTGTTTTTGTCCCTCATCTTGCCCAATCCCAAGGCCTACGCGGCGCAGGCCGAACGCGATACCTTGACTGACAGATGGAAGCTTCGGATACGCCATCGACTGGAGCATTTGTTTAATCGTGGCAGGATCGATGCACTGGCTTTGGAATATGGCGTGCAGGAACTGGCAACGTTTCAATTTCAGCATGGTGGAGCGGCAGCCTCTTCTCCTGGCGTATTAGGGCAAGCTGCTCCTTTACCTTTCCAAAGTGTGATCCCAAGTGGGCCCGCAGGGACTGTGCCCTAA
- the fadJ gene encoding fatty acid oxidation complex subunit alpha FadJ, which produces MRSGRTRRGDGIGGRVTASASGSSPQTPIRIEHRADGVAIIWMDVPGEAINTLKKTFSAEFHTALDTLENHPDVRAIVFASGKPDNFLAGADIEMLRHVHSAAEASDLSSSAQHAMNRLADFKIPVVAAIHGPCLGGGLELALACHARVCSDDTKTKLGLPEVQLGLLPGAGGTQRLPRTIGIKAALDLMLTGKQIRARKAKSLGLVDDVVPASIVLDVATKRALRLAEEPEALKRPHETAWFRFVNGLMARNPVGRAVVFRQASRQVAKQTKNHYPAPLKILEVVRIGLEKGMEAGMAAECTAFGELAIGHVAKELMYLFFAQTALKKDTGTRENVSPRKVQKVAMIGAGLMGSGIAYVTARTAKVPVRLKDRDERSVAKGLSHIHGLIREDVKRRRLEESEADQVRSRLSVTTTYTGFKEAQVAIEAVFEDLALKHQILRDVENAGGPEIIFASNTSSLPITRIAEASSHPATVVGMHYFSPVPKMALLEVIVTADTAPWVVATCVALGKKQNKTVIVVNDGVGFYTSRILAPYLNEAAFLLTEGVPIEDIDKALGGFGFPVGPIALLDEVGIDVAEKVGKIMYEAFGERIKPPSAISQLTADQRLGRKNSRGFYVYGNGSHKGTKTVDEGVYAVLGLHAKSPTPLTEISERCVLQMLNEAALCLEEGILRSPRDGDIGAVFGLGFPPFLGGPFRYISRIGPLTVKERLEHYERELGPRFAPAGIFDHWPTTAS; this is translated from the coding sequence ATGCGCAGCGGGCGGACTCGGCGCGGCGATGGTATTGGAGGCCGCGTGACCGCATCTGCATCAGGATCCTCACCACAAACCCCGATTCGTATCGAGCATCGGGCAGATGGTGTAGCCATTATATGGATGGATGTTCCGGGAGAGGCCATCAATACCCTCAAAAAGACATTTAGCGCGGAGTTTCACACAGCCCTCGATACGCTCGAAAATCATCCCGATGTACGCGCCATCGTATTTGCATCGGGCAAACCAGATAATTTTCTCGCAGGCGCCGACATCGAGATGCTACGGCACGTACACTCGGCCGCAGAGGCGAGTGATTTATCGAGCAGTGCTCAGCACGCCATGAACCGGCTTGCTGACTTCAAAATACCCGTAGTTGCAGCCATTCACGGACCGTGTCTGGGGGGCGGCTTAGAACTGGCGCTGGCATGCCACGCAAGAGTGTGCAGTGACGATACCAAAACCAAACTTGGTTTGCCCGAGGTACAGCTTGGTTTACTGCCGGGGGCTGGAGGAACGCAGAGACTTCCTCGGACGATAGGCATAAAAGCCGCGCTCGATCTCATGCTTACGGGCAAACAGATCAGAGCACGCAAAGCAAAATCGCTCGGATTGGTTGATGATGTCGTGCCAGCGTCAATAGTTTTGGATGTCGCCACCAAGCGAGCTCTCAGGCTCGCCGAGGAACCCGAGGCGCTGAAGCGGCCCCATGAGACAGCGTGGTTTCGTTTCGTGAATGGCTTGATGGCGCGTAATCCCGTGGGGCGCGCGGTCGTTTTTCGCCAAGCGAGCAGACAAGTCGCCAAGCAAACCAAAAACCATTATCCAGCCCCTCTCAAGATTCTGGAAGTCGTGCGCATCGGTTTAGAAAAAGGGATGGAGGCCGGGATGGCCGCGGAGTGCACTGCCTTTGGGGAACTTGCGATAGGCCACGTGGCCAAAGAGCTGATGTACCTATTTTTTGCGCAAACGGCCCTCAAAAAGGACACGGGTACTCGCGAAAACGTCTCCCCGCGCAAGGTGCAGAAAGTGGCCATGATCGGAGCGGGTCTCATGGGCAGCGGCATCGCATATGTGACGGCTCGGACAGCCAAGGTCCCGGTTCGATTGAAGGATCGAGACGAGAGAAGTGTCGCAAAAGGGCTATCGCACATACACGGGTTAATACGAGAAGACGTCAAACGCCGGCGGTTGGAAGAGAGCGAAGCAGATCAAGTCCGCTCGCGGCTATCGGTGACGACGACCTATACAGGATTTAAGGAAGCACAGGTGGCGATCGAGGCCGTGTTCGAGGATTTAGCGCTCAAGCACCAAATTTTGCGTGATGTGGAGAACGCGGGTGGCCCAGAAATTATTTTCGCATCGAACACATCTTCTTTGCCCATCACCCGCATTGCCGAAGCAAGCAGCCATCCGGCTACTGTGGTTGGCATGCACTACTTCTCCCCGGTGCCAAAAATGGCGCTTTTGGAGGTAATCGTCACCGCGGACACGGCACCTTGGGTCGTCGCAACCTGTGTGGCGCTTGGAAAGAAACAAAACAAAACCGTCATCGTGGTAAACGATGGCGTGGGATTTTACACATCCCGCATTCTCGCTCCATATTTGAATGAAGCTGCATTCCTATTGACCGAGGGAGTCCCCATAGAGGACATCGATAAGGCATTGGGCGGCTTTGGTTTTCCGGTTGGACCCATCGCATTACTCGACGAGGTCGGCATCGATGTCGCCGAGAAAGTCGGTAAAATCATGTACGAGGCGTTTGGCGAACGCATAAAGCCGCCATCGGCCATTTCTCAGTTAACGGCGGATCAGCGTTTGGGCCGGAAGAACAGCCGTGGATTTTATGTATACGGCAACGGCAGCCACAAAGGCACAAAGACCGTGGATGAAGGCGTCTACGCCGTTCTCGGCCTGCACGCAAAAAGCCCTACGCCATTGACAGAAATCAGCGAGCGCTGCGTGCTGCAAATGCTTAACGAAGCGGCGCTGTGTCTCGAAGAGGGCATTTTAAGAAGTCCCCGCGATGGTGATATTGGCGCTGTCTTTGGCTTGGGTTTTCCGCCCTTTTTGGGCGGTCCGTTCCGGTATATCAGCCGCATAGGCCCGCTCACGGTTAAAGAACGCCTAGAGCACTACGAGCGTGAACTCGGCCCTCGCTTCGCCCCCGCTGGCATTTTCGACCACTGGCCAACCACGGCCAGCTAG
- a CDS encoding SCO family protein: protein MSLALCIGTLLPGCPSSSVTLPSLGEVPPFSLLDHNGHRFTDQNLKHKVSIVSFMFTSCPSVCPMLVQRISVLQQRLRRRKPRTQFVSFSVDPEVDTPARLTQYAKARALDLSNWSFVTGDSLSIRQVAVRGFKQGMGTRSPSLEKTGAYDILHGTHLVLVDREGVIRGYYGTDDAGLSSLERDATYLARR, encoded by the coding sequence ATGAGCCTGGCTTTGTGCATCGGAACCCTGCTCCCCGGCTGCCCTTCGTCAAGCGTCACGCTGCCGTCGCTGGGCGAGGTGCCCCCGTTTTCCCTCCTCGACCATAACGGCCATCGCTTTACAGACCAGAACCTCAAGCACAAGGTTTCCATCGTCAGCTTTATGTTCACAAGCTGTCCGAGCGTCTGCCCCATGTTGGTCCAACGGATATCTGTGCTTCAGCAACGCCTTCGCCGTCGGAAGCCCCGCACTCAATTCGTATCATTCAGTGTGGATCCCGAGGTCGATACACCCGCACGCCTCACCCAGTACGCCAAAGCGCGCGCCTTGGATCTCAGCAACTGGAGTTTTGTGACGGGCGATAGTCTCAGCATACGCCAGGTGGCTGTGCGTGGATTTAAGCAAGGGATGGGAACGCGTTCGCCCTCTTTAGAAAAGACCGGAGCGTATGATATTCTTCACGGCACGCATTTGGTCCTCGTTGACCGTGAGGGCGTCATCCGGGGTTATTATGGAACCGATGATGCAGGACTCTCTTCTTTAGAACGAGACGCCACGTATCTCGCGAGACGCTAG
- a CDS encoding DUF420 domain-containing protein, producing the protein MPTAPELAFLNACLNASAFGCMISGYLAIRRKSVLVHRGFMGMAFVLSVAFLMSYLTRNALYGETTFQGHGWVRGFYFFLLISHVLLSVTVVPLVLRTLYLAVRGDFIRHRRIAKITLPIWAYVSVTGVIVYLMLYRWYV; encoded by the coding sequence ATGCCCACCGCCCCAGAACTCGCTTTCCTTAACGCATGTCTCAACGCCAGTGCGTTCGGATGCATGATATCAGGCTATCTCGCGATACGTCGCAAGAGTGTCCTAGTCCATCGGGGGTTCATGGGTATGGCATTCGTACTTTCCGTCGCCTTTCTGATGTCGTACCTCACGCGGAACGCGCTTTATGGCGAAACCACCTTTCAGGGTCATGGATGGGTGCGCGGTTTCTATTTTTTTCTGTTGATTTCACACGTGCTTTTGTCCGTCACGGTCGTTCCTCTGGTGCTACGCACACTCTATCTTGCCGTCCGTGGGGACTTCATCCGCCACAGAAGAATCGCTAAGATCACGCTTCCCATCTGGGCGTACGTGTCCGTGACGGGCGTGATTGTCTATTTGATGCTCTACCGCTGGTACGTTTAG
- the cyoE gene encoding protoheme IX farnesyltransferase encodes MYDALSALATHPNTLRDIIALSKPRITLMVVLTTACGIWLAPVDVGIVTALVTIGATAGLVSAAGMLNCWLEIDVDARMSRTAKRPLPAGRVHPDIALTVGLMLGVGSVLALCFLVNALTGLLGALALFIYVCVYTPLKLKSPKALLVGAVPGAMPPLMGWTAATNSIDLAALCLFGVLFFWQMPHFIAISVFRKQDYMRAGVKVVPWVRGERAAVVHAVAYSLLLWISSVALYVVGPVGHLYGVAALLVGGMFFFSSLRGMWQPDLNRWSKQVFWLSLVFVTVLFPVMALSAA; translated from the coding sequence ATGTATGACGCCCTATCTGCCTTAGCGACACACCCTAACACCTTGAGGGACATTATTGCGCTCAGCAAGCCCCGGATCACCCTCATGGTGGTCCTGACTACTGCCTGCGGAATATGGTTGGCCCCCGTGGACGTTGGCATCGTGACAGCGCTCGTTACAATCGGCGCCACGGCGGGATTGGTCAGCGCAGCCGGCATGCTCAACTGTTGGCTTGAGATCGATGTCGACGCGCGCATGAGTCGGACCGCGAAAAGGCCTTTGCCTGCTGGGCGGGTTCATCCCGATATCGCGTTGACAGTAGGGCTCATGTTGGGTGTGGGCTCCGTTCTTGCTCTTTGCTTTTTAGTTAATGCCCTGACCGGGCTGCTCGGCGCGCTGGCGTTGTTTATTTATGTGTGCGTGTACACGCCGCTGAAACTGAAAAGCCCCAAAGCACTTCTGGTGGGCGCTGTTCCTGGAGCCATGCCGCCTCTCATGGGTTGGACCGCCGCCACCAACAGCATCGACCTGGCCGCGTTATGCCTTTTCGGCGTGTTGTTTTTTTGGCAGATGCCCCATTTCATTGCGATTTCCGTCTTTCGCAAGCAGGACTACATGCGCGCTGGCGTGAAGGTGGTGCCGTGGGTCAGGGGGGAGCGAGCAGCGGTCGTGCACGCTGTGGCGTATAGCCTGCTCTTGTGGATCAGCAGTGTGGCTCTATATGTGGTTGGTCCGGTGGGCCATCTGTACGGGGTTGCGGCTTTGCTCGTGGGCGGGATGTTCTTTTTCTCAAGTCTGAGGGGGATGTGGCAGCCTGACCTCAACCGCTGGTCGAAGCAGGTCTTTTGGCTCTCACTGGTCTTTGTCACAGTGCTCTTCCCCGTGATGGCGCTTAGCGCGGCATAG
- a CDS encoding ABC transporter ATP-binding protein produces the protein MQAPFFELANLNLHYGRRSVLNDLSFKLAPAQAIGLLGPNGSGKSSAIAALVGTVSANATGFIWKGQRMPLASTMFRRHIGVVLQNTSTDPKLSARQNLRLAAMLYGLDGPTARERIQLWLDFVELTPRADEPLLQLSGGMRRRVELIRALLHEPELLILDEPTTGLDEPMFHKTWDKLQELQKTRGLAIVLSTHRPEEAELCDRILILNEGHVIAQGNPDELRTLVRGDVIELEAKDLDGLAEVLTASMNLTTQRVGDKLVIEHPEAHRLIPRIIEHLPQGRLESVSLHRPTLADVFVRLTGHHFRQSKERAA, from the coding sequence ATGCAGGCACCTTTTTTTGAGCTCGCCAATCTCAACTTACATTACGGCCGTCGGTCGGTGCTCAACGACCTTAGTTTCAAGCTTGCCCCAGCTCAAGCCATTGGCCTGCTTGGACCCAATGGTTCCGGAAAGTCGAGCGCCATCGCGGCATTGGTCGGGACGGTCTCAGCAAACGCCACTGGCTTTATTTGGAAGGGACAGCGCATGCCTCTGGCAAGCACGATGTTTCGGCGGCACATTGGTGTAGTCCTTCAGAATACCAGCACCGATCCCAAACTGAGCGCCCGTCAGAATTTACGTCTGGCAGCTATGCTTTACGGGCTGGATGGGCCCACGGCCCGTGAACGCATCCAGTTATGGCTCGATTTTGTGGAGCTTACGCCACGTGCGGATGAACCTCTTTTGCAGCTTTCAGGCGGCATGAGGCGCCGCGTGGAGCTGATTCGTGCGCTCTTGCACGAGCCTGAGCTGCTTATTTTAGATGAGCCTACGACAGGGCTAGATGAGCCCATGTTTCACAAGACCTGGGATAAACTTCAGGAACTCCAGAAAACCCGAGGCCTTGCCATTGTGCTTTCCACCCATCGTCCCGAGGAAGCCGAGCTGTGTGATCGCATCTTGATCTTAAATGAAGGCCACGTGATCGCGCAAGGCAATCCGGACGAGCTACGCACTTTAGTGCGCGGCGATGTCATCGAGCTTGAGGCGAAGGATCTGGATGGGTTGGCCGAGGTGCTTACGGCTTCTATGAATCTAACCACCCAGCGGGTGGGCGACAAACTCGTCATCGAGCATCCTGAGGCACATCGCTTGATCCCGCGGATCATTGAGCACCTGCCCCAAGGCCGTCTTGAGTCCGTATCATTACACCGCCCTACCCTCGCCGACGTGTTTGTAAGGCTGACCGGCCATCACTTTCGACAATCCAAAGAGCGGGCGGCATGA
- a CDS encoding ABC transporter permease → MKFSLSTIKALWQRELLKFVKERSRLAGAVLQPLLLWWMLGAGMKQSFHLKGAPDVSYLEYFYPGVLLMMLLFSSIFATMSLIEDRQQGFLNAVVIAPGSRTSIVMGKTLGTSTIAWLQCILFLALIPLAGFSIHTVHWPMLLSTLFIVALLFALLGFAMAWWLNSTQAYHVVMFLVLIPLWLLSGTMFPLPESGIARTLSVLNPMVYAADRIRRALYGGELSSAFVPMITTSAFELVALCTWTAIAGLFAVWVCNSKK, encoded by the coding sequence ATGAAATTCTCTCTGTCCACAATCAAGGCTCTCTGGCAGCGAGAATTGCTCAAATTTGTCAAAGAGCGGAGTCGCTTGGCCGGAGCCGTGCTTCAGCCGCTTCTGCTGTGGTGGATGTTGGGGGCGGGCATGAAGCAGAGCTTTCACTTAAAGGGCGCGCCTGATGTGAGCTATTTGGAGTATTTCTATCCAGGTGTGCTGTTGATGATGCTGCTTTTTAGCTCCATCTTTGCGACGATGTCGTTGATCGAGGACCGACAGCAGGGTTTTTTAAATGCGGTGGTTATTGCGCCCGGGTCACGCACATCGATCGTGATGGGCAAGACCTTAGGCACGAGCACCATCGCATGGCTCCAGTGTATACTCTTCCTTGCGTTGATTCCGCTTGCGGGGTTCAGCATCCATACAGTGCATTGGCCGATGTTGCTGAGCACGTTGTTTATCGTGGCACTACTGTTTGCCCTTCTGGGTTTTGCTATGGCGTGGTGGCTCAACTCGACGCAGGCCTATCATGTGGTGATGTTTTTGGTGCTTATCCCCTTGTGGCTCCTTTCGGGAACCATGTTTCCGCTGCCTGAGAGCGGCATTGCGCGCACGCTGTCCGTGTTGAATCCGATGGTTTACGCCGCAGATCGCATTCGCCGTGCGCTATATGGGGGAGAGCTATCTAGCGCGTTTGTGCCAATGATCACGACGAGTGCTTTCGAGCTGGTTGCCCTTTGTACGTGGACCGCGATTGCTGGGTTGTTTGCGGTGTGGGTGTGCAACTCCAAGAAATAG
- the fadI gene encoding acetyl-CoA C-acyltransferase FadI, with protein sequence MTKVAIVSGLRTPFAKQSTAFATLSALDLGRIVVSELLERSDIAPKEVARIVYGQVLPSLSAPNIAREVVLGVAMPRQTDAYSVSRACATSYQSTISIAESIMSGDIDCGISGGADSASDIPMAASKKFASVLLKASKSKSAIERVKTLSALRPKDLVPSPPALKEPSTRLTMGQSAEKMAKENHISRLAQDEFAHRSHTLAAKAWADGNFAQEVMPVYTGRDFSRVVSEDNLVRQDSQLENYTKLKPVFDRKHGTVTAGNSSPLTDGASALLLMSEAKAKGLGLKPLGYIRSYAFVAVDPFWQLLMGPSLATPLALDRAGLALKDMDLIDMHEAFSAQILSNVQAFESKRFAEEKLNRNAAIGQIDWDKFNVNGGSIAIGHPFAATGARQIIQTLNELTRRQGQFALCTACAAGGLGAAMVLEAA encoded by the coding sequence ATGACTAAGGTAGCGATCGTCAGCGGGTTGCGCACGCCTTTTGCCAAACAGTCGACGGCGTTTGCTACGCTGAGCGCCCTGGATCTGGGCCGTATCGTGGTAAGCGAGCTACTGGAGCGCTCCGACATTGCACCTAAAGAGGTCGCGCGAATCGTCTATGGCCAAGTGCTGCCATCACTGTCGGCGCCGAACATCGCCCGCGAGGTTGTTTTGGGCGTCGCCATGCCCCGCCAAACCGATGCTTACAGTGTATCGAGGGCGTGCGCCACCAGCTACCAGTCCACCATTAGTATCGCCGAGTCCATTATGAGCGGCGACATAGATTGCGGCATCTCTGGAGGAGCCGACAGCGCAAGTGATATTCCGATGGCCGCATCGAAGAAGTTTGCTAGCGTGCTTCTCAAGGCAAGCAAATCGAAAAGTGCGATCGAACGCGTCAAGACGTTGAGCGCGCTGCGCCCCAAGGACTTGGTTCCCTCGCCCCCCGCGCTGAAAGAGCCCTCAACGCGTCTCACGATGGGGCAGAGCGCCGAAAAGATGGCCAAAGAAAACCATATAAGCCGTCTTGCTCAAGACGAGTTTGCCCATCGGAGTCATACATTGGCCGCCAAGGCGTGGGCGGATGGGAATTTTGCCCAAGAGGTGATGCCAGTTTACACGGGCCGAGATTTTTCGCGTGTCGTCAGCGAAGACAACTTGGTGCGCCAAGATTCCCAGCTTGAGAACTATACCAAACTCAAACCCGTCTTTGATCGCAAGCACGGCACCGTGACCGCGGGCAACAGCTCACCGCTTACCGACGGTGCTAGCGCACTGTTGCTCATGTCAGAGGCGAAGGCCAAGGGCCTAGGATTAAAGCCTTTGGGATATATCCGCAGCTACGCATTTGTGGCGGTCGATCCCTTCTGGCAGCTTCTGATGGGACCAAGTCTTGCCACTCCCTTGGCACTCGACCGCGCGGGCTTGGCGCTCAAGGACATGGATCTCATTGACATGCACGAAGCCTTTAGCGCCCAGATTCTTTCCAATGTGCAAGCGTTCGAATCGAAGCGCTTTGCCGAGGAAAAGCTCAACCGTAATGCCGCCATCGGGCAGATCGATTGGGACAAGTTTAATGTCAATGGCGGCTCCATCGCCATCGGGCATCCATTTGCCGCCACAGGCGCCCGTCAGATTATCCAAACCCTCAATGAACTGACGCGGCGGCAGGGGCAATTTGCGTTGTGCACTGCATGCGCAGCGGGCGGACTCGGCGCGGCGATGGTATTGGAGGCCGCGTGA
- a CDS encoding DUF2505 family protein, whose product MEFEVRHRLNIDVDGFWTHVFFDQPFNQKLYMGELGFKEYRVVDEQHHPDGKVERTVYYDPDADVPQVARKLLGDKTGYTEHGTYDPVTRRWRFSVKPDMAGDKIRIGGEFWAEPLGGGVVERVARHRIEVSMLGVGRLVEKLIEQQMRENYDQAAAFTARYLSQRIA is encoded by the coding sequence ATGGAATTTGAAGTCAGGCACCGACTTAATATCGACGTAGACGGCTTTTGGACACACGTCTTCTTCGATCAGCCCTTTAATCAGAAGCTTTATATGGGGGAGTTGGGTTTCAAGGAATACCGAGTCGTGGACGAACAACATCACCCCGATGGTAAAGTGGAGCGCACCGTTTACTACGATCCGGATGCCGACGTTCCCCAGGTTGCCCGGAAGTTGTTGGGAGACAAAACGGGATATACCGAACATGGAACCTATGACCCCGTGACCAGACGTTGGCGTTTCTCTGTAAAACCGGATATGGCAGGCGACAAAATTCGCATTGGCGGTGAATTTTGGGCTGAGCCCCTTGGTGGTGGCGTCGTGGAGCGTGTGGCTCGCCACAGAATCGAGGTATCCATGTTGGGCGTAGGTCGACTGGTGGAAAAGCTCATCGAGCAACAGATGCGCGAGAACTATGATCAAGCTGCCGCGTTCACTGCACGCTATCTTTCGCAACGCATCGCATAG